AGCTTGCAAACATGATCAGGGATATGACCTCATCTGACAGCAGGTTGGTTTTCAATGACATGCCTTCGGATGACCCGGTGAGGAGGAGGCCGGACATAAGGAAGGCGGCCCAGATACTTGGATGGAAACCTAAAACCACACTTGGCGCCGGTTTAAAGAAAGTAATCGAAAAATACCATGCCGCCAAAACAGCTGACCAGAATATGAGATGAGATTAAACGGCAACCATACAGGAATGTTTTTATTTCAACAGTGAGCATTAAACCTGTGCGCCAGCAGAAAGCAGATGTCGTCCCGAGGGAACTGTCATTTTCTAAGGAGGCATTCATCCGGTATTACACATCACATCCGGTTGAGCCTCCCCTGAAGACGTCCTCCAGAGAGTTCGGTTTCATGTTCTTTGACAGGAATTACGTTCAGAGACATGTAAGTCTCAGGAACGAGACAGAACTCAACAATTTTCTCAAAATTCGCGGTCCTTCCCATTCCTATTATTCTGCCGCATATTACGAGAAACCAGACGCGCAGACAATGGCGGAGAAGGGGTGGGGAGGCGCAGATCTCATTTTCGATCTTGATGCAGATCACGTCAGAGGGTCGGAGAAACTGCCATACGAGGAAATGCTGAAAGTTGTAAAGAGTGTGATGATTCATCTCTACGATGACTTCATAATTTCCGATCTGGGCTTCGACGAGAAGGAAACTGAAATTGTTTTTTCAGGAGGTCGCGGTTATCACATACATGTTTACAGTGAGTCCGTCATATCGCTGGGCAATCATGAGAGACGTGAAATTGTGGATTACATTACAGCAACAGGCCTGGATGCAGGCGCACTATTCCGGACACAGGTTGTAGGAGTGGATGAAGATCGAGGGGGGAAGAGAATAACAACAATGAAAATCCCTTCTGAAGATGACGGTGGCTGGTATGCAAAGGCATTTGGCGTAATGAACGAAGTGCTTTCGCAGATGGAAAACGAGGATAGTGCTGTCAGGCTTCTAACGGAATACGGCATTCCCGAAAAACAGGCCAGGAGAATGGCCGCCAATCTGGCGGATAAAGGGGGCAGGGAGAGGATCAGGGAAACGGGCCTCATAGACATATTCGGCAACTCATCCAGACAAGACGACAACAGAATTTTCACAGAAATGCTGACCAGAAGAACGGTCGACAAAAAGGGGGGCCAGACAGACGAACCTGTGACCAGTGACATCCATAGACTTATAAGACTTCCGGGAACACTTCATGGAAAAACCGCACTGAAGGTTGTTTCGTTGAAGAGAGATGAACTTGACAATTTCGATCCGCTGACCGATGCCGTTCCTGACTTTGGAGATGAGAGAGTGAAGATAACCACAGTGAATTCTTTCGCAACCCCTCCTTTTATGGGGCAGCCTATAAACATAAAGGAGGGAATAAACGAAATACCTGTCAATATTGCGTTATTCCTGATGCTGAGGAGACAGGCCAGACTCCCGTAGGAGTGTCTGCCGCAATGGAAGTTTTGCTGATAACCGGTCAGAAACTTATATAAAAAGACATTGAAAATAGCTGTAGGGATGAAGACAAAGGATCTTGAGAATGACCCCAGACTTGCAAGGATACTGAGAACAAGGGGTCTTCTATTTGGACTGGAGGGGGCCGTTGCGGCTGTAATGGCAGCGCTGGTCATGTTCTTGAACGGTTTTTCGCTCCGGCCTCCCTATTTTCCTATATCGAATGTAATACTCATTGCGATATTCATATTTCTGGTAATGTCTGCAGAGCGAATATTCTTTTTCAGGCTGTCAATGAGATACGGGAAGAGGAAGGGTGTGATGTTTCTCATTGCGAAACGCGCCTTCAGATCTTCAATGGCAATACTTGGCGTGTCGCTGCTGGCTGTTGTACTGCTATTTGCAATAAACTACATGCCGGTGTTCAATGTTCACGGCACTCTCTCTGGTCCTGTTGGAACAACGAATTTCGAGTCCGGAAACGACCTTGGCCTTTATACCGTAGGATATGTTACCATCTACAATCCTAGCGGTAACAATCTGACTTTTGTAATAGTCACACAGGGCGATTACATTGCGTCCGGTGCAACACCGCAGGCGGCAAATGAGTCGGTGCTGATATCGTCAAATCTTGCGGGCGGGAACGATTTTGTGCCCGCAGGAGGCTACACAACAGTGCAAGTGACGACCATTCCAAGTACAGGATATTATATTGTCGCGTTCTCCAGTTCCGGGAACGTACAGGCGCAGTATACTCTTGGAATGAGGGCGTCGCCGTCGATATTCTATTCTTTTGTTTTCGCGGCAGCAATCATTCCTTTCTCGGGTTATATGGGGATGATCGCAAGAAGAGAAATGTCCGTGCTCAGGGTGGAAACGATATTTAAATAGTGTTGTGGCAAAATCCGGTATCTTTGAGCCGTCCTTTGGGAAAAGCGTTTATTTAACCACTGATTAGGATTGCAGCAGGTGAATGTTATGAAAGCATTTCTGGTCTCGGGAAAATTCAAAATTTCGGAAAGAAATTGGCAGAATTTCAACATAGAGGTTGCATCAGGGGATGAGAGCGCCGCGAGGGAGAAAATAATGACGATTCTGGGGAGCAGACACAAAGTGCCCAGGAGGCTGATAGACATTCAAAAAGTGCAGGAGCTGGCCTCAGACAAGATTACCGACAACGTGGTGAAACATCAGGCGGGCGCAGGATCTTGAACGAGAATGAATTGCGGCAGGCCCTGACTGCTCTGGAAACATTGAGGGGGCAGGCCGAAAATCTTTCCGGGCAGCTCCAGCTTATACAGGACTCGGTCAATGAATTCTCGAGAGCCAGGGAAACGGCGAGCAATTATGGCCAGGCTGATGACGGGGCGGACCTCATGGTGCCTGTAGGAGGGGGAGTCTACCTTCCTGTAAAAGCTGTCAAAAGCGGAAGAGGAGTCCTTTCAACAGCGGTAGGCTATTCGTTCGAGGAACCGCTTTCCAGGATAGTAGAATCAATGGATATCAGAATCAAGGAACTCGTTGAGGCGTCGCAAAAGATATACGATCGCATGGCCGAACTTCAAAAGCAGATCAACGAACTTCAATCAATGATCGAGGAGGAGGCCGCCAGAGAGCAACAGCCTCGAACAGGATGATCTGATGTTTTCCGCCCTGAAGAAGAGGCTCGGGCTGCTGAAAGATGATTCGGCTAAGCCCGTATCCGAAACAGCCATTGGCGAGGAAGGTAAAAAAATCAGTGATGAAAAACTGGATGAAATATGCTGGGAGCTGGAACTGGGATTGCTTGAATCCGATGTCGCACAGGGCGTTGCGTCGGAAATAATCGCCGGAATGAAAAAAGAACTCCGTGGAAAAAGAATTGCAAGAGGACACGATCTTGCTAAAGCAATTGAAGCATCGCTTAAGGAAAACGTCAAAAAGATACTTTCTGAATACAGTGTGGACTTTGACAGTGTAGTCGCAGGAACCGAACGACCGACAAAAATCATGTTCGTAGGAATAAACGGCACAGGCAAAACCACCGCCGTTGCCAAGTTGGCAAACATGTTGAAGAAGAAGGGTTACACAGTGATTATCGCAGCGGGTGATACGTTTCGAGCGGGAGCAATTGAGCAGCTTAAGGTTCATGGAGAAGCGCTTGATGTCAGGATTGTTTCGCATGAACATGGCGGAGATGCTGCGGCTGTTGCATATGACGCCATAGAGCATGCTGGAGCCAGACATCGTGATTTTGTTCTCATAGACACCGCAGGAAGAATGCAGACCAACAACAATCTGATGGACGAAATGAAAAAGATAAAACGTGTAGCCGAACCGCACATAACAATTTTTGTGGGAGATGCTCTGGCCGGAAACGACATGATTGAGCAGGCAAAGAAATTCGATGAAGCTGTTGGTGTGGATATGGTGATTCTCACCAAGATAGACGCGGATGCGAAGGGAGGAAGTGCCTTGTCTGTCACCAGAGCAATCAGGAAACCGATAGTCTTTCTTGGAACCGGTCAGAAATACGAGGATCTAATGCCATTCAGGCCAGAGTGGATGGCAGAGAGGCTGGTTTCCTGAAATTTTTGAAGCACCGGTGATTCTGAAATGAGGTACGATGCAATTGTGGTGGGAGCCGGCGTAACAGGCCTTTCTACGGCATTCAGCCTTTCCGCCCTATCCAGGGGAATGAAAATATGTGTAGTGGAGGCAAGCAGCGGCATAGCGATGGGCAATACTTCAAGGAGCGCCTCAGGATTCAGGACTTCATTTACATCAGAAATCAACAGAATTCTTGCAAAATCTACAGCCAGGTACTTCCTTGACATAGCTGCAAAAGGAGATGACATTGGTCTCAGGCAGGTTGGCTACCTCTATCTCCTCGGAGAGGATAGAGCAGATCACTTTTTCAATATAGCGGACGACCTGAACAGAAACGGCTCTTCGCTGGTCGTGATGGACGGGAGAGAGATTTCAAAGAGAATACCGGAAATAGTTGTTGAGCCGAAGGGGGAGGACGCCTCCGTTATGAATTTGAAGAGAATAAGCGGCGGAATATTCGATCCTGTTGCGGGAATCATCGATCCTGTGAAAGTATGCGAACATTACTATGCCGGGTGTGTTAAGAACGGGGTCGAGTTCAAATTCAACACCAGGGTCAAGGGTTTCATTGCCGATGCCAGACCAAAACTCGGCATATCTGGTGAACCGTTCGGATGGCAAAATGCAGAGGTCACCGGCGTATCGACGGAGGGCGGCGATCTGACCGGCAGAGTTATTGTGGCTGCCGGCACCTGGACGCCTGATCTCGTCAATGAGATAGGAGTGGATGCAAGGGCAAGACCGAAAACAAGACAGATATTTGTTTTGAGAGGGCAACAGTTGTCCTCCCTCTACAGGAATCCCGGGTTCACCGGGGCCGGCATCCTCCCATTCACATTCCTTCCAGGGGGGGCCTATCTGAGACCTGAGCTGAACGATGTCTCCTTTGATATTGGATTTGCGGACGACTTCGGCCGCCCTTATAGATTTGAGGAATATCCTACGCCTGATGACAATTTTTACGAAATGCATATCAGACCTGTGCTTAAGGAATATCTCCCGGTATTCGAAAACCTGCGACCGGCGGGAAGTTGGGCCGGTCAGTACATAATCAACACATTCGACAGCAACCCGGTCATATTCAATGAATACAATATGTTGACTGTTACCGGAATGAGCGGCAGCGGCATACTGAAGAGTTTTGCAATCGGAAGAATTGCAGCTTCCCTTTTCCTTGGCCAGGAGGAGGCAGATCTCGGGAATGGATTGAAGGCGAAAACCAGCATTCTGGATTTCAGAAACAGAACTGTACAGGCTGAAGAGCTTGTTTTTTGAACAATGCTACTGATGCCAGAGGGTGAAGAGCGATGCCATAACTTTTGCATCCTCCACCATATTCCTTATCAGCGAATACTCGTTTGGCTGGTGCGCCATGCCGCATTCGGTGCTCCAGACCGCTGCATTGAAGCCTCTGATTCTGACTATGTTTGCGCATGTCCCTCCGCCAATACCCACGAATCTTGGGTCGACCTTTCTCAACTCCTTGACAGCCTGATATATTTTTCTGAATACTCCCTCCTCAGTGGATGAGGGCTTAGCCGCTGTGCTCTTCTTGAAAACATCAATGGTTATCTGTGCACCTGTTTGTTCGCTGAAGATCGACGCAATCTTCTTCATATCGGCCAGGACTGCGGAAACACTGTACGACGGAAGAATCCTGCAGTCAAAATAAAATTCGTCGGTGCCAGGTATTGTATTGACGTTCTCAACATTTGACAGACGTTTTGTTGGTTCGAAAGTGGAGTAAGGCAACGGTTTGAATAGTTCATCTTTGGCACCGTATTTAGAATACATGTAGTCCGTGGTGAAGGCAAGAAATCGGGAGGCGACAAGGTTTGCATTGATACCCGCAGTCGGTACACTGGCGTGGGTTTGCCTTCCGGTTGTCCTGACCCTGGCCCAAAGAGAACTCTTTTCCGCTATCTCGATTTCGTCGCCCTTCTCGCTCCCGGCGTCAGGCACGAGAAATTCATCGCCCTTGCGGAAAGCATTTTTTCTTGCCATGTACTCTATGCCCTTCCTGCTTCCGAGTTCTTCATCACTCACAAATGCAATTTTTACTGAAGGCGAAATACCGGATTCAACAACCGCCTTTGCCGCGTACAGCGAAGCTATGAGAGACTGCCCATTGTCCTCCGATCCCCTGCCGTACAGTTTTCCGTTCCGGACAGCCGCGTCAAACGGGTCGTGCTTCCAGAGTTTTATGTCGCCTGCCGGAACGGTATCCATGTGCGAAATGACCCAGAGGCAGTTTTTACCGCCTTCCCCCAGACTTGCAACAATATTCGGCCTAACTCCATGCTTTGCAGTCCGATCGCTGGCATCGAATCTTGTGATATTGTTCATTCCATTCTCCTTCAACAAAGACACAAGAAATTCGCCTCTGTCATATTCCCCTTCTCCGCCTGATTCAGGGCTTATTGCCGGTATGCTGATCATCTGCTTGAGGGACTGGATCATTTCATTCTCCAGTGAAGACACAAAATGCATTAATTTGCCGTCGCCAATCATCCTGATCGGCAATGAATGGATGTCGATTTAATAAAGTCTTTTGCCGTGCAGATCAAAATTTACCGCAGGGAAAGGAAGGAACTGATTTTTCCTGATTCCTGATCTTACAGCATCAGGTTATACGTGGCGGCTTTTCAACAGGAACGTTGTCCACACGGACTCCAAGTTCACGCATGAGTTCTAGGCCCATGTGTTCGGGATAGTCTTCGCTGTAGACGACGCGTCGCATCCCGGCATTGACAATCATCTTCGCGCAGGTATTGCAGGGCAATATTGTGGAATATATTGTCGCGCCGACTGCACCGGGGCCTGCCTGAATTATTGCATTCTGCTCCGCATGAACGGCTGTGCATATCTCCATTTTGGTGCCTGACGGTATCTGAAGAATATCTCTGATGCATCCAATCTCATCGCAATGCTTCATATGCCTTGGATTACCGTTGTATCCACTGCTCACTATATGATTGAGGTCGTCAACAATTATCGCTCCAATCTGCCGCCCGTTTCTGATGCAGGTACTCCTCTCAGAAATGACGTATGCAAGTTTCATGTAATAGACGTCCCTGGGTGTTCTTCCGCTTTTCGGGTTTCGTGTACCTGACATGCCGATACCAGTCTGACAGATAATCCGTCAGATTAAAAAGATGCGTCCCGGTAAGCCGGACGCCTCCATACAAATTGCCCGGAAACCTGTAAGGTTGCCGTCTGGGCAGCGTGGGACATCGGGATTCGGGCGGCGGGACGCGCATGTCTGAGTTGTATTTGATGCCCTGTTACCGGCATGCTGTTCAAAGAAACAATTCTCTTTTCAGGGAAGTGTTGTCCTGAATGACCGTAGTTACCCATTGCACCTGGCACTGTTAATTTTTATCAGACAGTTACCGCTCCTCGATTTCATACCAGAAATCAGAAACCGTCCCTCTCCTCGCTTCTTTATCCTTATATCTCGCTTTCACTGCTGTGCCTGATTCCACATGTTCCCGACCCTTGAGATCAATCCGCTGCAGAATGGCCGTGTCTGCATCCACTGGCTTTACGTATGCCACTGCATACGGTACTTTGTCAAAGAATTCGGATGTTGCGTACCACGAGGTCGTACCGGAAAGCACCGTGCCTCTGTCACTAACTCTTATCCACTCGGTATCGGAATAGCATTCTGAACATTTGATCCTCGGAGGAAAATGGACAATACCACATCCGCGGCATTTTGTGCCGTACAGCATTGCATTGTCCATGAGTTCCCTGAAAAATTTAGACTGCATGCCGTAGCTGTACTTGTAAAACATCACCATCTTATCCGGAATTTCGAAGTATTCTTCACGCTCAAGAACTGAACTGTTTCTTTCCAGCTTTCCGGCAATGATGCTGTCAATGACGCTTTCAAGCGGTTCCGATTTTAGCTCCTTCCTGGCGGTCTCCTTCGCCTTCTCGGTTGATGTTTTCATTTCACCCTCCTCCGAGAATCGCGACGGAACAGTAGGACGACCCGGGTCCTCCAATGGAGTGGGCAAGACCGATGCCATTCCTGGTCTCCACCTGCCTCTTCTGCGCGCGGTGCCTGATCTGGCAGACTATTTCGCCAATCTGCATTACTCCCGTCGCCCCAACAGCATGACCAGCGCCTAAAAGACCGCCGGAAGGCGATACCGGGATTGCACCGTCTGAAAGAGGCACGCCATCCTCTATGAATTTTCCACCCTTTCCCCTTTCCGCAAAGCCCATTGCCTCGTATCCCTGTATTTCTGTGAAACTGAAGGCATCATGCAACTCAGCTACATCTATTTCCTTCTTCGGATTCACGATGCCGGCCATTTTATAAGCCTGGCGGGCGGCCTCGTAATGGTTCCGCAGATCGGCAATATCCCCATATCTTCCCATTCTGTCCCTTATAGATCTTGAGCCTGTAAATGCCTTGTCATTGGATGATCCTATTCCCATGACCCAAACAGGATCTCTTGCATTCGTCTCAACGACCTTCCGCTCGCTCATCAGTACAAGCGCATACGCACCTTCAGTGTAGAGGGAACAGTCCAGCATCTTGAAGGGATAGGATATCATCCTGGAAGACATCACGTCGGAGACAGTTATCTTCATTGGGCTCTGCGCAAACGGGTTGTTCATAGCGTTGCCGTGATTCTTCACGCTCACAAGCGCAGCCTGCTCCTCTGTTGTTCCGTATTTCCTCATATGCGCAGCAGCAAGTATCGCATATGAGGATGCAGCAGACGTTCCCAGGGGAAATTCCCATGTCATATCTGCACTGTAAGCGATCGATTTTATCACTTCCGGTGTCGCCTTGCCCTGCGCCCAGTCATAACAATCCTGTGCCTTCTCAACACCGATCAGAAGCGTGGTGTCGGCAAGTCCGGACGCTATTTCCGCGTATGCCGATCTGAAGGCATAACCTCCGGTTGCCCCTCCGGTTGTTACCCTCAGGCCCGGTTTCCCGTACATTCCAATATAGTCGTGCACGTAGGTGTCTGGCATTATCTGCCTTTC
This genomic interval from Candidatus Sysuiplasma jiujiangense contains the following:
- the priS gene encoding DNA primase catalytic subunit PriS, which encodes MRQQKADVVPRELSFSKEAFIRYYTSHPVEPPLKTSSREFGFMFFDRNYVQRHVSLRNETELNNFLKIRGPSHSYYSAAYYEKPDAQTMAEKGWGGADLIFDLDADHVRGSEKLPYEEMLKVVKSVMIHLYDDFIISDLGFDEKETEIVFSGGRGYHIHVYSESVISLGNHERREIVDYITATGLDAGALFRTQVVGVDEDRGGKRITTMKIPSEDDGGWYAKAFGVMNEVLSQMENEDSAVRLLTEYGIPEKQARRMAANLADKGGRERIRETGLIDIFGNSSRQDDNRIFTEMLTRRTVDKKGGQTDEPVTSDIHRLIRLPGTLHGKTALKVVSLKRDELDNFDPLTDAVPDFGDERVKITTVNSFATPPFMGQPINIKEGINEIPVNIALFLMLRRQARLP
- a CDS encoding 50S ribosomal protein L18a, yielding MKAFLVSGKFKISERNWQNFNIEVASGDESAAREKIMTILGSRHKVPRRLIDIQKVQELASDKITDNVVKHQAGAGS
- the pfdA gene encoding prefoldin subunit alpha, yielding MNENELRQALTALETLRGQAENLSGQLQLIQDSVNEFSRARETASNYGQADDGADLMVPVGGGVYLPVKAVKSGRGVLSTAVGYSFEEPLSRIVESMDIRIKELVEASQKIYDRMAELQKQINELQSMIEEEAAREQQPRTG
- the ftsY gene encoding signal recognition particle-docking protein FtsY; its protein translation is MFSALKKRLGLLKDDSAKPVSETAIGEEGKKISDEKLDEICWELELGLLESDVAQGVASEIIAGMKKELRGKRIARGHDLAKAIEASLKENVKKILSEYSVDFDSVVAGTERPTKIMFVGINGTGKTTAVAKLANMLKKKGYTVIIAAGDTFRAGAIEQLKVHGEALDVRIVSHEHGGDAAAVAYDAIEHAGARHRDFVLIDTAGRMQTNNNLMDEMKKIKRVAEPHITIFVGDALAGNDMIEQAKKFDEAVGVDMVILTKIDADAKGGSALSVTRAIRKPIVFLGTGQKYEDLMPFRPEWMAERLVS
- a CDS encoding FAD-binding oxidoreductase; this encodes MRYDAIVVGAGVTGLSTAFSLSALSRGMKICVVEASSGIAMGNTSRSASGFRTSFTSEINRILAKSTARYFLDIAAKGDDIGLRQVGYLYLLGEDRADHFFNIADDLNRNGSSLVVMDGREISKRIPEIVVEPKGEDASVMNLKRISGGIFDPVAGIIDPVKVCEHYYAGCVKNGVEFKFNTRVKGFIADARPKLGISGEPFGWQNAEVTGVSTEGGDLTGRVIVAAGTWTPDLVNEIGVDARARPKTRQIFVLRGQQLSSLYRNPGFTGAGILPFTFLPGGAYLRPELNDVSFDIGFADDFGRPYRFEEYPTPDDNFYEMHIRPVLKEYLPVFENLRPAGSWAGQYIINTFDSNPVIFNEYNMLTVTGMSGSGILKSFAIGRIAASLFLGQEEADLGNGLKAKTSILDFRNRTVQAEELVF
- a CDS encoding M20 family metallo-hydrolase, which gives rise to MIQSLKQMISIPAISPESGGEGEYDRGEFLVSLLKENGMNNITRFDASDRTAKHGVRPNIVASLGEGGKNCLWVISHMDTVPAGDIKLWKHDPFDAAVRNGKLYGRGSEDNGQSLIASLYAAKAVVESGISPSVKIAFVSDEELGSRKGIEYMARKNAFRKGDEFLVPDAGSEKGDEIEIAEKSSLWARVRTTGRQTHASVPTAGINANLVASRFLAFTTDYMYSKYGAKDELFKPLPYSTFEPTKRLSNVENVNTIPGTDEFYFDCRILPSYSVSAVLADMKKIASIFSEQTGAQITIDVFKKSTAAKPSSTEEGVFRKIYQAVKELRKVDPRFVGIGGGTCANIVRIRGFNAAVWSTECGMAHQPNEYSLIRNMVEDAKVMASLFTLWHQ
- a CDS encoding dCMP deaminase family protein is translated as MSGTRNPKSGRTPRDVYYMKLAYVISERSTCIRNGRQIGAIIVDDLNHIVSSGYNGNPRHMKHCDEIGCIRDILQIPSGTKMEICTAVHAEQNAIIQAGPGAVGATIYSTILPCNTCAKMIVNAGMRRVVYSEDYPEHMGLELMRELGVRVDNVPVEKPPRIT
- a CDS encoding Zn-ribbon domain-containing OB-fold protein encodes the protein MKTSTEKAKETARKELKSEPLESVIDSIIAGKLERNSSVLEREEYFEIPDKMVMFYKYSYGMQSKFFRELMDNAMLYGTKCRGCGIVHFPPRIKCSECYSDTEWIRVSDRGTVLSGTTSWYATSEFFDKVPYAVAYVKPVDADTAILQRIDLKGREHVESGTAVKARYKDKEARRGTVSDFWYEIEER
- a CDS encoding thiolase family protein; this encodes MSIYKELKAEKRRVAVVGAGQTKFEARSPGMTYYELAFEAATNAMKDSDTGIEDIDSVVYGIYNDLFERQIMPDTYVHDYIGMYGKPGLRVTTGGATGGYAFRSAYAEIASGLADTTLLIGVEKAQDCYDWAQGKATPEVIKSIAYSADMTWEFPLGTSAASSYAILAAAHMRKYGTTEEQAALVSVKNHGNAMNNPFAQSPMKITVSDVMSSRMISYPFKMLDCSLYTEGAYALVLMSERKVVETNARDPVWVMGIGSSNDKAFTGSRSIRDRMGRYGDIADLRNHYEAARQAYKMAGIVNPKKEIDVAELHDAFSFTEIQGYEAMGFAERGKGGKFIEDGVPLSDGAIPVSPSGGLLGAGHAVGATGVMQIGEIVCQIRHRAQKRQVETRNGIGLAHSIGGPGSSYCSVAILGGG